A region of Micromonospora chokoriensis DNA encodes the following proteins:
- a CDS encoding basic amino acid ABC transporter substrate-binding protein, which produces MRFPSAVRQAGLVVAIAALAVTAGCAKKDDSEVQASGVKLVTAGKLTVCTHLPYPPFQSKDASGTVTGFDVEIMDLVAKELGVEQTIVDTPFEGIKSGQDLNTGKCDAAAAGMTITDERKKVLDFSDPYFDATQALLVKTGKAYKSLDDLRGKKLGVQAATTGRDYAKKFEAEKGLQLVEFEDLAALQQALSNGQVEAAVNDLPVWTEYLKKNPGGFEVTAEFNTGEQYGFPVKKAANPELLKKINEVLAKAKQDGTYDTIYEKWIGKRPSA; this is translated from the coding sequence GTGAGGTTTCCCAGCGCCGTGCGTCAGGCCGGTCTCGTCGTGGCGATCGCCGCCCTCGCGGTGACCGCGGGGTGCGCCAAGAAGGACGACAGCGAGGTCCAGGCGAGCGGGGTCAAGCTGGTCACGGCGGGCAAGCTGACCGTCTGCACCCACCTGCCGTACCCGCCGTTCCAGTCGAAGGACGCCAGCGGCACGGTGACCGGCTTCGACGTCGAGATCATGGACCTGGTGGCCAAGGAGCTGGGCGTCGAGCAGACGATCGTCGACACCCCGTTCGAGGGGATCAAGTCCGGTCAGGACCTCAACACCGGCAAGTGCGACGCGGCCGCCGCCGGCATGACGATCACCGACGAGCGGAAGAAGGTCCTGGACTTCTCCGACCCGTACTTCGACGCCACCCAGGCGCTGCTGGTGAAGACCGGCAAGGCGTACAAGTCCCTCGACGACCTCAGGGGCAAGAAGTTGGGCGTCCAGGCGGCCACCACGGGTCGTGACTACGCCAAGAAGTTCGAGGCGGAGAAGGGCCTGCAGCTCGTCGAGTTCGAGGACCTCGCCGCCCTTCAGCAGGCTCTCTCCAACGGCCAGGTCGAGGCCGCCGTCAACGACCTGCCGGTCTGGACCGAGTACCTGAAGAAGAACCCGGGCGGGTTCGAGGTGACCGCCGAGTTCAACACCGGCGAGCAGTACGGCTTCCCCGTGAAGAAGGCCGCCAACCCGGAGTTGCTCAAGAAGATCAACGAGGTGCTGGCCAAGGCCAAGCAGGACGGCACGTACGACACGATCTACGAGAAGTGGATCGGTAAGCGGCCGAGCGCCTGA
- a CDS encoding GNAT family N-acetyltransferase yields MGSILVRAAEQWATARGIRHLSAGVHHRNVEAMRFYARHGYGDAGVSLGKSV; encoded by the coding sequence GTGGGGTCCATCTTGGTGCGCGCCGCCGAACAGTGGGCAACGGCTCGGGGGATCCGGCACCTGTCGGCCGGCGTCCACCACCGCAACGTCGAGGCGATGCGCTTCTACGCCCGGCACGGCTACGGCGACGCCGGCGTCTCACTCGGCAAGAGCGTGTGA
- a CDS encoding amino acid ABC transporter ATP-binding protein: MTTTSPRPAVEIRDLHKSFGPLEVLKGIDFEVGQGEVVCVIGPSGSGKSTLLRCVDLLEEPTAGRIWVNGVEMTDPDVEIDAARRSIGMVFQSFNLFPHLTVLNNLTIAQRRVLRRGRAEAERIARLNLERVGLTDKADAFPAQLSGGQQQRAAIARSLSMEPKLMLFDEPTSALDPELVGDVLTVMRKLAEDGMTMMVVTHEMAFARDVADRVVFMDGGVVVEQGPPQEVLGAPKHERTRAFLSRVLDPTHVTE, from the coding sequence ATGACGACGACCTCGCCCCGCCCCGCCGTCGAGATCCGCGACCTGCACAAGTCCTTCGGTCCGCTCGAGGTGCTCAAGGGCATCGACTTCGAGGTCGGCCAGGGTGAGGTGGTCTGCGTCATCGGCCCGTCCGGGTCCGGCAAGTCGACGCTGCTGCGCTGCGTCGACCTGTTGGAGGAGCCGACCGCCGGGCGGATCTGGGTGAACGGGGTCGAGATGACCGACCCGGACGTCGAGATCGACGCGGCCCGCCGCAGCATCGGCATGGTCTTCCAGTCGTTCAACCTGTTCCCGCACCTGACCGTGCTGAACAACCTCACCATCGCCCAGCGCCGGGTGCTGCGGCGTGGCCGTGCCGAGGCCGAGCGGATCGCTCGGCTCAACCTGGAGCGCGTCGGGCTGACCGACAAGGCCGACGCGTTCCCGGCGCAGCTCTCCGGCGGGCAGCAGCAGCGGGCGGCGATCGCCCGGTCGTTGTCGATGGAGCCGAAGCTGATGCTCTTCGACGAGCCGACCTCCGCGCTCGACCCGGAGCTGGTCGGGGACGTGCTCACCGTCATGCGCAAGCTGGCCGAGGACGGCATGACGATGATGGTGGTGACGCACGAGATGGCCTTCGCCCGCGACGTCGCCGACCGGGTCGTCTTCATGGACGGTGGGGTGGTGGTCGAGCAGGGGCCGCCGCAGGAGGTGCTCGGCGCGCCGAAGCACGAGCGGACCCGCGCGTTCCTGTCCCGGGTCCTCGACCCGACCCACGTCACCGAGTAG
- a CDS encoding SipW-dependent-type signal peptide-containing protein codes for MVNRRTPAGTPRLRRTRAVLAGALVLGLGTTSTLAAWTDSEYGTGSFGASVFGTESQTASSTWASHTPVSNAATLAFNATAMSPTVSFYAFLDIRTTATTNVGGTVALTGSSNNSGALLPALEYRAVRTATTSTTCAAAAFTGTPTWIVGPSYSAITSVPGSPVSSAITVPSGATPQLRFCFEVRIQSGASNAYQGTTGTVTWEFTATST; via the coding sequence GTGGTCAACCGTCGGACACCGGCCGGGACACCACGGCTGCGCCGGACCCGTGCCGTACTCGCCGGCGCGCTCGTTCTCGGTCTGGGAACGACGTCCACGCTCGCCGCGTGGACCGACAGCGAGTACGGCACCGGGTCGTTCGGCGCCAGCGTCTTCGGCACCGAATCGCAGACCGCGTCCAGCACCTGGGCGAGCCACACTCCGGTGTCCAACGCCGCGACGTTGGCGTTCAACGCGACGGCGATGTCCCCCACGGTCTCCTTCTACGCCTTCCTCGACATCCGCACGACCGCGACCACGAACGTCGGCGGCACGGTGGCGCTCACCGGGTCGTCGAACAACTCGGGCGCTCTCCTGCCCGCCCTCGAGTACCGCGCGGTGCGGACCGCCACCACCAGCACGACCTGCGCTGCCGCCGCCTTCACCGGCACGCCCACGTGGATCGTCGGGCCCAGCTACTCGGCGATCACCTCGGTGCCCGGTTCGCCGGTCTCGTCCGCCATCACCGTGCCGAGCGGCGCCACACCACAGCTGCGGTTCTGCTTCGAGGTGCGGATCCAGTCCGGTGCCAGTAACGCGTACCAGGGCACGACCGGCACCGTCACCTGGGAATTCACTGCCACGTCTACGTAA
- a CDS encoding SipW-dependent-type signal peptide-containing protein, producing MRASPATSPLFDRRLHNGDGRSDHRRATVTTQDSHKRRTEEDTLRESSSRGTRRKLKAVLAGGIALGLGATITLAAWNDSEYATGTFTAGTFSMEGSTNGTTYAEHPTAGTAAALVFSTGFDDISPGDVVAAPFAVRLTAATTYDATVTVSSATPAPAGFAGLTYGIATVPAFADCSATPTTPTWIVAQGTALDSVAGATPFNLTQGTPPTTPGAAVNLCFVVTAGPTLVQGTSVTETWQLLAESV from the coding sequence ATGCGTGCCAGCCCCGCCACCTCGCCTCTGTTCGACCGGCGGCTGCACAACGGCGACGGCCGGTCAGATCACCGCCGCGCCACCGTCACGACCCAGGACAGCCACAAGCGTCGCACCGAGGAGGACACGTTGAGAGAATCGAGCAGCCGAGGAACCCGTCGCAAGCTCAAGGCAGTTCTGGCGGGAGGGATCGCCCTCGGCCTCGGAGCGACGATCACCCTCGCCGCCTGGAACGACTCGGAGTACGCGACAGGCACGTTCACCGCAGGCACCTTCAGCATGGAGGGCAGCACGAACGGCACCACCTACGCGGAGCACCCCACGGCCGGCACGGCGGCAGCACTGGTCTTCAGCACCGGCTTCGACGACATCAGCCCCGGTGACGTGGTCGCGGCACCGTTCGCCGTCCGCCTGACCGCGGCGACGACGTACGACGCGACAGTCACCGTGTCGTCGGCCACCCCCGCTCCCGCCGGCTTCGCCGGCCTCACCTACGGGATCGCGACCGTCCCCGCCTTCGCCGACTGCAGCGCGACGCCCACGACACCGACCTGGATCGTGGCACAGGGCACCGCGCTCGACTCGGTCGCCGGTGCGACGCCGTTCAACCTGACGCAGGGCACCCCTCCCACGACTCCGGGCGCGGCGGTGAACCTCTGCTTCGTCGTCACCGCCGGACCCACGCTGGTGCAGGGCACATCGGTCACGGAAACCTGGCAACTCCTGGCCGAATCCGTATAG
- a CDS encoding OmpL47-type beta-barrel domain-containing protein encodes MPRRITAVLAALLLTVTPWVATPASAAPRAAAQVLTWTADGDITRYKSAPATAVAGETTIIWENSEATGNTIGMPHTLTFDTSSEGYNHDVTLNILASPFDATNGRHQATVTLTPGRYRYFCSIPGHSQMVGELVVTEGGGGGDTTPPTVAATVAGDQDPDGNYLGAATVTVTATDADSGVETVEYQVDDTSFAPYTEPVRVTAVGDHSVQFRATDQAGNTSAVGSVSFRIVEPGEEDTTPPEVKAALAGDRDDDGNYVGTVTATLTATDAGSGVATIEYALDGAAFTAYTSPVVVTAVGMHMLHFRATDVAGNTSAEQMSHFTVVEPQAEDTTPPTVTATVAGDRNDDGAYVGAATVTVTATDAESGVATVEYALDTGVWTAYSAPVTVRATGAHTVRVRATDKAGNASAEQSMTFTVVADGTDACPDSDTRATVVIDGDDTGVGNVDTGNGCTINDLIDEHADYPGHADFVRHVEAVTLALVTGGTLDRRQQGAIVRAAARSDVGA; translated from the coding sequence ATGCCCCGACGAATAACGGCAGTGCTGGCGGCGCTCCTGCTCACGGTGACCCCGTGGGTGGCGACGCCGGCCTCCGCCGCCCCCCGAGCCGCGGCACAGGTGCTGACCTGGACCGCCGACGGCGACATCACCCGCTACAAGTCCGCACCCGCCACCGCCGTGGCCGGCGAGACCACGATCATCTGGGAGAACAGCGAGGCCACCGGCAACACCATCGGGATGCCGCACACGCTGACCTTCGACACCAGCAGCGAGGGTTACAACCACGACGTGACCCTCAACATCCTGGCCAGCCCGTTCGACGCCACCAACGGCCGCCACCAGGCGACGGTGACCCTCACCCCGGGTCGCTACCGCTACTTCTGTTCGATCCCGGGCCACAGCCAGATGGTCGGCGAACTGGTCGTCACCGAGGGCGGCGGGGGCGGCGACACCACACCGCCGACGGTGGCCGCCACCGTTGCCGGTGACCAGGACCCCGACGGCAACTACCTCGGCGCGGCCACGGTGACCGTCACGGCCACCGACGCCGACTCCGGGGTGGAGACCGTCGAGTACCAGGTCGACGACACCAGCTTCGCGCCGTACACCGAGCCGGTGCGGGTGACCGCGGTCGGCGACCACTCGGTGCAGTTCCGGGCCACCGACCAGGCCGGTAACACCAGTGCGGTCGGGTCGGTGTCGTTCCGGATCGTCGAGCCGGGGGAGGAGGACACCACCCCGCCGGAGGTGAAGGCCGCGCTGGCCGGCGACCGCGACGACGACGGCAACTACGTCGGTACGGTCACCGCCACGCTGACCGCCACCGACGCCGGGTCCGGTGTCGCGACCATCGAGTACGCGTTGGACGGGGCCGCCTTCACCGCGTACACGAGCCCGGTCGTGGTGACCGCGGTCGGCATGCACATGCTGCACTTCCGGGCCACCGACGTCGCCGGTAACACGTCGGCCGAGCAGATGTCCCACTTCACCGTCGTCGAGCCGCAGGCCGAGGACACCACGCCACCCACCGTCACCGCCACGGTGGCCGGCGACCGCAACGACGACGGCGCGTACGTCGGCGCAGCGACGGTGACCGTCACCGCCACCGACGCCGAGTCGGGCGTGGCGACTGTCGAGTACGCGCTGGACACCGGCGTCTGGACCGCGTACTCCGCTCCGGTCACCGTTCGCGCCACCGGAGCGCACACGGTGCGCGTGCGGGCGACGGACAAGGCGGGGAACGCCTCCGCCGAGCAGTCGATGACGTTCACCGTGGTGGCCGACGGCACCGACGCCTGCCCCGACTCCGACACCCGGGCGACGGTGGTCATCGACGGTGACGACACCGGTGTCGGCAACGTCGACACCGGCAACGGCTGCACCATCAACGATCTGATCGACGAACACGCCGACTACCCCGGCCACGCCGACTTCGTCCGGCACGTCGAGGCGGTCACCCTCGCGTTGGTGACCGGCGGAACGCTCGACCGGCGGCAGCAGGGCGCCATCGTCCGGGCCGCGGCCCGATCGGACGTCGGCGCATGA
- a CDS encoding ThuA domain-containing protein gives MTRNLRRTLAAVAALATLIPATTAAAAAPRTAAAPQAAQPQRTAILVFHGPVAEQQDPVSRAVDTIKQLGAGNDIDVTATTDPGVFTPAGLSAYRSVVFLSATGAALNRDQESALQSYMKAGGGFVGIADAARAQVDSTWFTGLIGTRPAGAIPVAEPVARVTASGENAPNETKEKLTDGDANTKWLARTPTAWVAYELAAAKRVTGYALTSANDSSGRDPKDWTLQGSTDGQSWTDLDRRTGQVFPDRFQTRRFDIAAPQEFTRYRLNITANSGEPLTQLADLRLFTGSTTAPEPPAVNRAVVNILDRKHPATASLPLTITRSDRWENWDPNPIGSVHTLAQVEERHYNPGAAANGPFHPVSWCRDYDGGRSFYTGMGHTEGSYGEEAFRTHLTGALNWTTGRVRGDCQATIAANYKVERLTAANQTGQLDQIGEPHGLTIAPDGTVFYVGKAACPSGPIADWNNPNVGKGCGTIHSWDPRTKQVKLLTTLEVMGNRGSGSELVKNEEGLLGIVPDPKFAENGWLYVYWMPHDSIDRVKRVGQRTVSRFTYDRQAQTVDQSTRKDLLQFPVQIHSCCHAGGGMAFDAEGNLYVGSGDNNSSEGSQGYAGNNWTQEYQGISFQDARRTSGNTNDLAGKIIRIHPEADGTYTIPEGNLFPPGTEKTRPEIYVMGVRNIARLQIDPKHQWLTAGWVGPDASSPSPTLGPAKYETATIITSAGNQGWPYCMGNRQPYRDRSTTDATVLTGWYDCDNLKNESPRNTGLVDIPAARDNMIWYSPDGGGPVFPERTDGSGLPTYVAADATYTQPYLRGGGQAIMSGPTYHRSLVDTASGVAWPEHWDGKWFIGDQSNAANRVAVTVDPAGVPQAAPPVYAESLRAIIPGGNGDTRLQSWMDATFGPDGALYLLDYGGGFFSLHPNQKLIRITYTGGAPTPVPAANTVAVQNKPLTIAFDGARSGGVSHRWEFGDGATSTEANPRHTYATVGTYTAKLTVTYADGETATVQSTVTVGCAVPDDRQNIWLGDTDTGVPSRTVGQGCTANDLIDDESTWADHDGFVRHVKAVAQALQDDDLLNAREAGTLTRLAAASEIGRDGHTGYEPLYDGTADSLRGWQQAPTGSFAIQPDGSLRPSGGLGMLWHTKELGDFSLRLQFKDIAPGTGRANTGVFIRFPDLRTPLEQRPPGSCGTIGSARTSTAWMAIYCGHEIQIYDGETGEPQKTGSVYNFDPVPLAQAGVTPKNEWNDYEIRVVGQHYTMIRNGVVINEFDNTPGKQSSRAGDPPTDLRQFLRGFIGLQNHGDNDLAEFRNVRVREL, from the coding sequence ATGACCAGAAACCTACGACGAACCCTCGCCGCGGTAGCGGCCCTCGCGACGCTGATCCCGGCGACGACGGCGGCCGCTGCCGCACCACGAACTGCTGCCGCCCCGCAGGCGGCGCAACCACAGAGGACGGCGATCCTCGTGTTCCACGGCCCGGTGGCCGAACAACAGGACCCGGTTTCTCGCGCGGTGGACACCATCAAACAGCTTGGTGCCGGCAATGACATCGATGTCACGGCCACCACGGACCCCGGCGTGTTCACCCCGGCGGGGCTGTCCGCGTACCGCAGCGTGGTCTTCCTCTCCGCGACGGGCGCCGCGCTCAACCGCGACCAGGAGTCGGCGCTGCAGAGCTACATGAAGGCCGGCGGCGGCTTCGTCGGCATCGCCGACGCGGCGCGGGCCCAGGTCGACTCGACCTGGTTCACCGGCCTGATCGGCACCCGCCCGGCCGGCGCCATCCCGGTCGCCGAGCCGGTGGCCAGGGTGACCGCCAGCGGCGAGAACGCCCCGAACGAGACCAAGGAGAAGCTGACCGACGGCGACGCCAACACCAAGTGGCTGGCCCGCACCCCGACCGCCTGGGTGGCCTACGAACTGGCCGCCGCCAAGCGGGTCACCGGGTACGCGTTGACGTCGGCCAACGACTCCTCCGGCCGCGACCCGAAGGACTGGACCCTGCAGGGCTCCACCGACGGCCAGAGCTGGACCGACCTGGACCGGCGCACCGGCCAGGTCTTCCCCGACCGGTTCCAGACCCGCCGGTTCGACATCGCCGCCCCGCAGGAGTTCACCCGCTACCGCCTGAACATCACCGCGAACAGTGGGGAGCCACTGACCCAGCTGGCTGACCTGCGCCTGTTCACCGGCAGCACCACCGCCCCGGAGCCGCCCGCCGTGAACCGCGCGGTGGTGAACATCCTGGACCGCAAACACCCGGCCACAGCGTCGCTGCCGTTGACCATCACCCGTTCCGACCGGTGGGAGAACTGGGACCCGAACCCGATCGGCAGCGTGCACACCCTCGCCCAGGTCGAGGAGCGGCACTACAACCCGGGGGCGGCCGCCAACGGCCCGTTCCACCCGGTCTCCTGGTGCCGGGACTACGACGGTGGCCGGTCGTTCTACACCGGCATGGGCCACACCGAGGGCAGCTACGGTGAGGAGGCGTTCCGCACCCACCTCACCGGGGCGCTGAACTGGACCACCGGCCGCGTACGCGGAGACTGCCAGGCCACGATCGCCGCGAACTACAAGGTGGAGCGGCTCACCGCCGCCAACCAGACCGGTCAGCTGGACCAGATCGGCGAACCGCACGGGCTCACCATCGCACCGGACGGCACGGTCTTCTACGTCGGCAAGGCCGCCTGCCCGAGCGGCCCGATCGCGGACTGGAACAACCCGAACGTCGGCAAGGGCTGCGGCACCATCCACTCCTGGGACCCGCGGACCAAGCAGGTCAAGCTGCTCACCACCCTGGAGGTGATGGGCAACCGGGGCAGCGGCTCCGAGTTGGTGAAGAACGAGGAGGGCCTGCTCGGCATCGTGCCCGACCCGAAGTTCGCCGAGAACGGCTGGCTCTACGTCTACTGGATGCCGCACGACTCGATCGACCGGGTGAAGCGGGTCGGGCAGCGCACCGTCTCCCGGTTCACCTACGACCGGCAGGCGCAGACCGTCGACCAGAGCACCCGCAAGGACCTGCTCCAGTTCCCGGTGCAGATCCACAGCTGCTGCCACGCCGGTGGCGGTATGGCGTTCGACGCCGAGGGCAACCTCTACGTCGGCTCCGGCGACAACAACTCCTCGGAGGGGTCACAGGGCTACGCCGGCAACAACTGGACCCAGGAATACCAGGGAATCTCGTTCCAGGACGCCCGCCGTACGTCGGGTAACACCAACGACCTCGCCGGAAAGATCATCCGGATCCACCCCGAGGCGGACGGCACGTACACCATCCCGGAGGGGAACCTGTTCCCGCCGGGCACCGAGAAGACCCGCCCGGAGATCTACGTGATGGGCGTGCGCAACATCGCCCGCCTCCAGATCGACCCGAAGCACCAGTGGCTGACCGCCGGCTGGGTCGGCCCGGACGCCTCGTCGCCCAGCCCCACCCTGGGCCCGGCGAAGTACGAGACCGCCACCATCATCACCTCCGCCGGTAACCAGGGCTGGCCGTACTGCATGGGCAACCGGCAGCCGTACCGGGACCGCAGCACCACCGACGCGACGGTCCTGACCGGCTGGTACGACTGCGACAACCTGAAGAACGAGTCGCCCCGCAACACCGGACTGGTGGACATCCCGGCCGCCCGGGACAACATGATCTGGTATTCGCCCGACGGCGGCGGCCCGGTGTTCCCGGAGCGCACCGACGGCAGCGGTCTGCCGACCTACGTGGCGGCCGACGCCACCTACACCCAGCCGTACCTGCGCGGCGGCGGGCAGGCCATCATGTCCGGTCCGACGTACCACCGCAGCCTCGTCGACACCGCCAGTGGCGTGGCGTGGCCGGAGCACTGGGACGGCAAGTGGTTCATCGGCGACCAGTCGAACGCGGCCAACCGGGTCGCGGTGACCGTCGACCCGGCCGGTGTGCCGCAGGCCGCCCCACCCGTGTACGCCGAGTCGCTGCGGGCCATCATTCCGGGCGGCAACGGCGACACGCGGCTACAGAGCTGGATGGACGCCACGTTCGGGCCGGACGGCGCGCTCTACCTGCTGGACTACGGCGGCGGGTTCTTCAGCCTGCACCCCAACCAGAAGCTGATCCGGATCACCTACACCGGTGGGGCACCCACCCCGGTGCCGGCGGCGAACACCGTCGCCGTGCAGAACAAGCCCCTGACCATCGCCTTCGACGGCGCACGCTCCGGCGGTGTCAGCCACCGGTGGGAGTTCGGCGACGGCGCCACGTCGACCGAGGCGAACCCCCGACACACGTACGCCACAGTCGGCACCTACACCGCGAAGCTGACCGTCACGTACGCCGACGGTGAGACGGCGACGGTGCAGAGCACGGTCACGGTGGGCTGCGCGGTGCCGGACGACCGGCAGAACATCTGGCTCGGTGACACCGACACCGGCGTGCCCAGTCGCACTGTCGGTCAGGGCTGCACGGCCAACGACCTGATCGACGACGAGAGCACGTGGGCCGACCACGACGGTTTCGTCCGGCACGTCAAGGCGGTGGCCCAGGCGTTGCAGGACGACGACCTGCTCAACGCTCGGGAGGCCGGCACCCTGACCCGGCTGGCCGCCGCGTCGGAGATCGGCCGGGACGGGCACACCGGGTACGAGCCGCTCTACGACGGCACCGCCGACTCGCTGCGCGGTTGGCAGCAGGCACCGACCGGGTCGTTCGCGATCCAGCCGGACGGTTCGCTGCGGCCCAGCGGAGGTCTGGGCATGCTCTGGCACACCAAGGAACTCGGCGACTTCTCACTGCGGCTCCAGTTCAAGGACATCGCACCGGGCACCGGACGGGCCAACACCGGCGTCTTCATCCGGTTCCCGGACCTGCGAACGCCTCTGGAGCAGCGCCCACCGGGCAGTTGCGGCACCATCGGCTCGGCCCGGACCTCGACCGCGTGGATGGCGATCTACTGCGGACACGAGATCCAGATCTACGACGGTGAGACCGGTGAGCCGCAGAAGACCGGCTCGGTCTACAACTTCGACCCGGTGCCGCTCGCCCAGGCCGGCGTGACGCCGAAGAACGAGTGGAACGACTACGAGATCCGCGTCGTCGGGCAGCACTACACGATGATCCGCAACGGCGTGGTGATCAACGAATTCGACAACACACCCGGCAAACAGTCGTCGCGTGCCGGCGACCCGCCGACCGACCTGCGGCAGTTCCTGCGCGGCTTCATCGGTCTGCAGAACCACGGTGACAACGACCTGGCCGAGTTCCGCAACGTCCGCGTACGGGAACTCTAG
- a CDS encoding multicopper oxidase domain-containing protein, whose protein sequence is MDDHAGGPRRHLSRRSLIAGGALAAGALGASAPTIGAALGGSPARAAAGVTKKITLYAEQLPGNLFGYGLAPGQATVPGPILEMYEGDTLEITLVNTTTQRLSIHPHGVDYSTDSDGSPFNASFNNPGETRTYVWRSHEMVAAAGRRYMPGSAGYWHYHDHAMGTDHGTGGVAKGLYGALIVRRRGDILPSKQFTAVFHDMMINNKMAPATPMFEANLGERVEWIAIGHGNLFHTFHLHAHRWADNRTGMLEGPSDPSLVVDNKDLNPGSSFGFQVLAGEGVGPGAWMYHCHVQTHSDGGMAGIFLVRNADGSMPPGAEEAIHRFQGHTHTHGS, encoded by the coding sequence ATGGACGATCACGCTGGTGGCCCCCGCCGCCACCTCTCCCGCAGATCGCTGATCGCCGGCGGAGCGCTCGCCGCCGGAGCGTTGGGTGCGTCCGCCCCCACGATCGGCGCCGCGCTCGGAGGCAGCCCCGCGCGGGCCGCCGCGGGCGTCACCAAGAAGATCACCCTCTACGCCGAGCAGTTGCCGGGCAACCTGTTCGGCTACGGCCTGGCACCCGGCCAGGCCACCGTCCCCGGGCCCATCCTGGAGATGTACGAGGGTGACACCCTGGAGATCACCCTGGTCAACACCACCACCCAGCGGTTGTCCATCCACCCGCACGGGGTGGACTACAGCACCGACTCCGACGGCAGCCCGTTCAACGCCTCGTTCAACAACCCCGGCGAGACGCGGACGTACGTCTGGCGCTCCCACGAGATGGTGGCCGCCGCCGGCCGGCGGTACATGCCGGGCAGCGCCGGTTACTGGCACTACCACGACCACGCGATGGGCACCGACCACGGCACCGGCGGTGTCGCCAAGGGCCTGTACGGAGCGCTGATCGTCCGGCGGCGCGGGGACATCCTGCCGTCGAAGCAGTTCACGGCCGTGTTCCACGACATGATGATCAACAACAAGATGGCCCCGGCGACGCCGATGTTCGAGGCGAACCTGGGCGAGCGCGTCGAGTGGATCGCCATCGGGCACGGCAACCTGTTCCACACCTTCCACCTGCACGCCCACCGCTGGGCCGACAACCGCACCGGAATGCTGGAGGGGCCGAGCGACCCCAGCCTGGTCGTCGACAACAAGGACCTCAACCCGGGCAGCTCGTTCGGTTTCCAGGTGCTGGCCGGGGAGGGCGTCGGACCAGGGGCGTGGATGTACCACTGCCACGTGCAGACGCACTCCGACGGCGGCATGGCCGGGATCTTCCTGGTACGCAACGCCGACGGCAGCATGCCACCGGGCGCCGAGGAGGCGATCCACCGGTTCCAGGGCCACACCCACACGCACGGAAGCTGA
- a CDS encoding amino acid ABC transporter permease: MKLRRRQRERLSLGIQYLVFIAVIAAVAFAADWGRLADAFFRVDIITSMFPTIITVALRNTVLYTLGAFAFGLVFGTVLALMRLSRVAPYRWVATAYIELFRGLPALLVLFLVGYGIPIAFPEREIPGGVFGSIAIGLGLTAAAYMAETIRAGIQAVPKGQMEAARTLGMSHFTAMRTIVVPQAFRIVIPPLTNELILLTKDSSLAYVLGVTAQTIEITKFGRDMLNDRVNATPLLVAGLAYLIITLPLSQVVRRLELRYAKAR; this comes from the coding sequence GTGAAGCTGCGACGCCGCCAGCGGGAGCGGCTGTCCCTCGGGATCCAGTACCTGGTCTTCATCGCCGTCATCGCCGCGGTGGCCTTCGCCGCGGACTGGGGCCGGTTGGCCGACGCGTTCTTCCGGGTCGACATCATCACGTCGATGTTCCCGACGATCATCACGGTTGCGCTGCGCAACACCGTCCTCTACACGCTCGGCGCGTTCGCCTTCGGCCTCGTGTTCGGCACCGTCCTCGCGCTGATGCGGCTGTCCCGGGTGGCGCCGTACCGCTGGGTGGCGACGGCGTACATCGAGTTGTTCCGGGGCCTGCCCGCGCTGCTGGTGCTCTTCCTCGTCGGCTACGGCATCCCGATCGCCTTCCCGGAGCGGGAGATCCCCGGTGGCGTGTTCGGGTCCATCGCGATCGGCCTCGGGTTGACCGCGGCGGCCTACATGGCCGAGACCATCCGCGCCGGCATCCAGGCCGTCCCCAAGGGCCAGATGGAGGCGGCGCGCACCCTCGGCATGTCGCACTTCACCGCGATGCGCACGATCGTCGTTCCGCAGGCGTTCCGGATCGTCATCCCGCCGCTGACCAACGAACTCATCCTGCTCACCAAGGACTCGTCGCTGGCCTACGTGCTGGGCGTGACGGCGCAGACCATCGAGATCACCAAGTTCGGTCGGGACATGCTGAACGACCGGGTGAACGCCACCCCGCTGCTGGTGGCCGGCCTCGCCTACCTGATCATCACCCTGCCCCTGTCCCAGGTGGTACGTCGCCTCGAACTCCGCTACGCCAAGGCCCGGTGA